One genomic segment of Microbacterium sp. ProA8 includes these proteins:
- a CDS encoding acyl-CoA dehydrogenase family protein: MTFTLTEPQASQSAEGALADVLDADFYGFQTLLTDVEQQALREIRVFLETEVRPYADDHWDRAESPRHLVPRIAELGLYGNAFAETRAFENSNVFRGWVAMEISRADPSTATFIGVHSGLAMTSIAVGGSDEQRAEWLPVLARGEQIACFGLTEPGHGSDTAKGLETTAERRVGPDGTDEWVLNGAKRWIGNAAFADVVVIWARDVADDQVKGFLVRTPSVGFEATKIERKQSLRTVENADIVLTDVVVPERDRLQRIDGFRDLAVVLRLTRAQVAWQALGVAVGAYECAVAYAKARVQFGKPIASFQLVQQKLADALANITACIGMCVRVSQLQDDGEQKDHHSAMAKAFVSARVRETVALCREICGGNGVQLGGQEQLGIPAGYGIARYFADAEAVYTFEGTYDMNSLIVGRAITGIAAFV, from the coding sequence ATGACGTTCACCTTGACCGAGCCGCAGGCCAGCCAGTCCGCCGAGGGAGCCCTCGCCGACGTGCTCGACGCCGATTTCTACGGGTTCCAGACGCTGCTCACGGATGTCGAGCAGCAGGCGCTGCGCGAGATCCGCGTGTTCCTCGAGACCGAGGTGCGGCCCTACGCCGACGACCACTGGGACCGCGCCGAGAGCCCTCGCCACCTCGTGCCCCGGATCGCGGAGCTCGGACTGTACGGCAACGCCTTCGCCGAGACGCGCGCGTTCGAGAACAGCAACGTGTTCCGGGGCTGGGTCGCGATGGAGATCTCCCGCGCCGATCCGTCGACCGCGACCTTCATCGGCGTGCACAGCGGGCTGGCGATGACCTCGATCGCCGTCGGCGGCTCCGACGAGCAGCGCGCGGAGTGGCTGCCGGTGCTCGCCCGCGGTGAGCAGATCGCGTGCTTCGGGCTCACCGAGCCCGGGCACGGATCCGACACCGCGAAGGGGCTCGAGACGACGGCCGAGCGCCGCGTCGGCCCGGACGGCACCGACGAGTGGGTGCTCAACGGCGCGAAGCGGTGGATCGGCAACGCCGCGTTCGCCGATGTCGTCGTGATCTGGGCACGGGACGTCGCCGACGACCAGGTCAAGGGGTTCCTGGTGCGCACGCCCTCGGTGGGCTTCGAGGCGACAAAGATCGAGCGAAAGCAGTCGCTGCGGACCGTCGAGAACGCCGACATCGTGCTGACCGACGTCGTCGTGCCCGAGCGCGACCGGCTGCAGCGCATCGACGGCTTCCGCGATCTCGCGGTCGTGCTGCGGCTCACCCGCGCCCAGGTGGCGTGGCAGGCGCTCGGCGTCGCCGTCGGCGCGTACGAGTGTGCGGTGGCCTACGCGAAGGCGCGCGTGCAGTTCGGCAAGCCGATCGCCTCGTTCCAGCTCGTGCAGCAGAAGCTCGCCGATGCGCTCGCGAACATCACCGCCTGCATCGGCATGTGCGTGCGGGTGTCGCAGCTGCAGGACGACGGCGAGCAGAAGGACCACCACTCCGCCATGGCCAAGGCGTTCGTCAGCGCGCGCGTCCGCGAGACGGTCGCCCTGTGCCGCGAGATCTGCGGCGGCAACGGCGTGCAGCTGGGCGGCCAGGAGCAGCTGGGCATCCCCGCGGGCTACGGCATCGCGCGGTACTTC
- a CDS encoding QsdR family transcriptional regulator, whose translation MTPTAPTNSPAGTAPITIAPATVAPVTIATVGTDAAPSWLSERLASGAHPDARRAFEAARDTLIAGRRIDMTALAAGLGVDRTSLFRWVGNRDALLSEVLWSLAIPTLVQAEHANAARTGGDRIAGILTHFVDDLITAEYFRSFLRREPARALRLLTTKESPIQRRYVATADWLVRRDLGDAPLGGAIAPADLAYILVRLSESFTYADLISGDTPSADRARVAFRLTLRVDE comes from the coding sequence ATGACCCCGACCGCCCCGACGAACTCGCCGGCAGGCACCGCGCCCATCACGATCGCCCCCGCCACGGTTGCGCCTGTCACGATTGCGACGGTGGGGACGGATGCCGCGCCCTCCTGGTTGTCGGAACGCCTGGCGAGCGGTGCGCACCCCGACGCGCGACGGGCGTTCGAGGCGGCGCGCGACACGCTCATCGCCGGACGCCGCATCGACATGACGGCTCTCGCTGCAGGCCTCGGGGTCGACCGCACCTCGCTCTTCCGCTGGGTCGGAAACCGCGACGCGCTGCTGAGCGAGGTGCTCTGGTCGCTCGCGATACCGACACTGGTGCAGGCCGAGCACGCCAACGCCGCGCGCACCGGCGGCGACCGGATCGCCGGCATCCTCACGCATTTCGTGGACGACCTCATCACCGCCGAGTACTTCCGGTCGTTCCTGCGCCGCGAGCCCGCCCGCGCGCTGCGGCTCCTCACCACGAAGGAGAGCCCGATCCAGCGCCGCTACGTCGCGACGGCGGACTGGCTCGTGCGCCGTGATCTCGGCGACGCGCCGCTCGGCGGCGCCATCGCGCCCGCGGATCTCGCGTACATCCTGGTGCGCCTCTCCGAATCGTTCACCTACGCCGACCTCATCTCGGGCGACACCCCGAGTGCCGACCGCGCACGGGTCGCGTTCCGCCTGACCCTGCGGGTGGACGAGTGA
- a CDS encoding thioesterase family protein — MSAPAYPVREPFATRWNDNDQYGHLNNTVYYAAMDTAVNAFMIREGGLEPVGGEAIALCAASSCEFHAAAGFPEPLEVGIGVERLGTTSVTWALGILRAGEDQPIATGRFVHVFVDAATRRPTPVPASIREAIEGRLLTTGHWSTGLASTSPTPVVERGSASDRDETP, encoded by the coding sequence GTGAGCGCGCCGGCCTACCCGGTGCGCGAGCCGTTCGCGACACGCTGGAACGACAACGACCAGTACGGGCACCTCAACAACACCGTCTACTACGCCGCGATGGACACCGCGGTGAACGCCTTCATGATCCGCGAGGGCGGCCTCGAGCCCGTCGGCGGCGAGGCGATCGCGCTGTGCGCGGCGTCATCGTGCGAGTTCCACGCCGCGGCGGGCTTCCCCGAGCCGCTCGAGGTCGGCATCGGCGTCGAACGCCTCGGTACGACGAGCGTCACCTGGGCGCTCGGCATCCTGCGAGCCGGCGAAGACCAGCCGATCGCGACCGGGCGCTTCGTGCATGTCTTCGTGGATGCCGCGACCCGCCGCCCGACGCCGGTGCCGGCATCCATCCGCGAGGCGATCGAAGGCCGCCTGCTCACCACCGGTCATTGGAGCACCGGCCTTGCGAGCACCAGCCCCACCCCGGTCGTTGAGCGAGGGAGCGCCAGCGACCGAGACGAAACGCCCTGA